One window from the genome of Trabulsiella odontotermitis encodes:
- the hemE gene encoding uroporphyrinogen decarboxylase: MTELKNDRYLRALLRQPVDVTPVWMMRQAGRYLPEYKATRAQAGDFMSLCKNAELACEVTLQPLRRYPLDAAILFSDILTVPDAMGLGLYFEAGEGPRFTSPVKSKADVDKLPVPDPEQELGYVMNAVRTIRRELKGQVPLIGFSGSPWTLATYMVEGGSSKAFTVIKKMMYADPATLHALLDKLAKSVTLYLNAQIKAGAQAVMIFDTWGGVLTGRDYQQFSLYYMHKIVDGLLRENDGQRVPVTLFTKGGGQWLEAMADTGCDALGLDWTTDIADARRRVGDKVALQGNMDPSMLYASAARIEEEVATILAGFGQGEGHVFNLGHGIHQDVPPEHAGVFVEAVHRLSEPYHQ, encoded by the coding sequence ATGACCGAACTGAAAAACGATCGTTATCTGCGTGCGCTGCTGCGCCAGCCCGTTGATGTCACCCCGGTATGGATGATGAGACAGGCGGGCCGCTATCTGCCGGAATACAAAGCCACTCGCGCGCAAGCGGGTGATTTTATGTCGCTGTGCAAGAATGCCGAACTGGCCTGCGAAGTGACGCTTCAGCCGCTGCGTCGTTATCCACTGGATGCGGCGATCCTCTTTTCGGACATCCTCACCGTGCCGGACGCGATGGGCCTCGGACTCTATTTTGAAGCGGGTGAAGGGCCGCGTTTTACCTCGCCAGTGAAAAGTAAAGCCGATGTCGACAAGCTGCCCGTTCCCGATCCGGAACAGGAACTGGGGTATGTCATGAACGCTGTGCGCACCATTCGCCGCGAGCTGAAAGGTCAGGTGCCGCTGATTGGTTTCTCCGGTAGCCCGTGGACGCTGGCGACCTACATGGTGGAAGGCGGCAGCAGCAAAGCCTTTACTGTCATTAAAAAAATGATGTACGCCGATCCCGCAACGTTGCATGCGCTGCTTGATAAGCTGGCAAAAAGTGTCACCCTTTATCTGAATGCACAAATTAAGGCGGGTGCGCAGGCAGTCATGATTTTCGATACCTGGGGCGGCGTGCTGACCGGGCGTGACTATCAGCAGTTCTCGCTCTACTACATGCACAAAATCGTCGATGGCCTGCTACGTGAAAACGACGGGCAGCGCGTGCCGGTGACGTTATTCACCAAAGGCGGCGGTCAGTGGCTGGAGGCGATGGCCGACACCGGCTGTGACGCTCTCGGGCTGGACTGGACGACCGATATCGCAGACGCGCGCCGTCGCGTGGGCGATAAAGTCGCGCTGCAGGGCAATATGGACCCGTCAATGCTGTACGCCTCTGCGGCGCGCATTGAGGAAGAAGTCGCCACTATTCTTGCTGGCTTCGGTCAGGGGGAAGGGCATGTTTTCAACCTCGGCCATGGTATTCATCAGGATGTTCCGCCAGAGCACGCTGGCGTGTTTGTGGAGGCGGTGCATCGACTTTCTGAGCCGTATCATCAGTAA
- the zraR gene encoding sigma-54-dependent response regulator transcription factor ZraR, producing the protein MTRTKVNILVVDDDISHCTILQALLRGWGYNVTLSYNGRQALEQVRERIFDLVLCDIRMAEMDGIETLKEIKAYNPAIPILIMTAFSSIETAVEAIKSGALDYLTKPLDFDRLEETVAGALAHTHPSSVASSPVSAMQSGMVGQSPAMQALLNEIALVAPSDATVLICGESGTGKELVARALHTSSGRRDKPLVIFNCAALNESLLESELFGHEKGAFTGADKRREGRFEEAQGGTLFLDEIGDISPLMQVRLLRAIQEREIQRVGSNKTIPIDARLIAATHRNLAQEVAEGRFRQDLYYRLNVVTIEMPPLRQRREDIPLLAEHFLQRYGERNRKPVKGFTPQAMDLLIHYPWPGNIRELENAVERAVVLLTGEYISERELPLSIAGTVVPEPDNTGDAAIQPLVEVEKEVILAALEKTGGNKTEAARQLGITRKTLLAKLSR; encoded by the coding sequence ATGACTCGTACGAAGGTCAATATTCTCGTTGTTGATGATGACATCAGCCACTGCACGATATTACAGGCGTTGCTCCGGGGGTGGGGGTATAACGTCACGCTGTCGTACAACGGGCGGCAGGCGCTGGAGCAGGTGCGGGAACGTATTTTCGATCTCGTGTTGTGTGATATTCGTATGGCGGAAATGGACGGGATCGAAACGTTAAAAGAGATCAAAGCGTACAATCCGGCGATTCCGATCCTGATCATGACCGCATTCTCTAGCATTGAAACCGCAGTGGAGGCGATAAAGTCCGGCGCGCTGGATTATCTGACGAAACCGCTGGATTTCGACCGTCTGGAAGAGACCGTCGCCGGGGCGCTGGCCCATACGCATCCATCGTCGGTTGCGTCATCACCGGTTTCCGCCATGCAATCTGGCATGGTAGGGCAGAGCCCGGCGATGCAGGCGCTGTTGAATGAGATCGCGCTGGTGGCACCTTCGGATGCCACAGTGCTGATTTGCGGCGAATCCGGCACCGGTAAAGAGCTGGTCGCCAGAGCGTTGCACACCAGCAGCGGGCGCCGTGATAAGCCACTGGTGATCTTCAACTGCGCCGCGCTGAATGAATCATTACTGGAGTCAGAGTTGTTCGGTCATGAGAAAGGGGCGTTCACCGGTGCGGATAAACGTCGCGAAGGCCGTTTCGAGGAAGCGCAGGGCGGCACTCTGTTTCTGGATGAAATCGGCGATATCTCCCCGCTGATGCAGGTCCGCCTGCTGCGGGCCATCCAGGAGCGTGAGATACAGCGCGTCGGTAGTAACAAAACGATCCCTATCGATGCCAGGCTGATTGCCGCGACGCACCGTAACCTGGCGCAAGAGGTGGCCGAAGGGCGTTTTCGCCAGGATCTTTACTATCGCCTCAATGTCGTGACCATCGAGATGCCCCCGCTGCGTCAGCGCCGGGAAGATATCCCGCTACTGGCCGAACACTTTCTGCAACGCTACGGCGAGCGAAACCGCAAACCGGTCAAAGGCTTTACCCCGCAGGCGATGGATTTGCTGATCCACTATCCCTGGCCGGGAAACATTCGTGAACTGGAGAACGCCGTTGAGCGCGCGGTGGTGTTATTAACTGGCGAGTATATTTCAGAAAGAGAACTGCCGCTGTCGATTGCCGGAACCGTGGTGCCGGAGCCAGATAACACCGGAGACGCCGCGATTCAGCCGCTGGTGGAGGTGGAAAAAGAGGTGATTCTGGCGGCGCTGGAAAAAACGGGCGGCAACAAAACTGAAGCCGCCCGTCAGTTGGGGATCACGCGTAAAACGTTGCTGGCAAAGCTAAGCCGCTAG
- a CDS encoding YjaG family protein gives MLQNPIHLRLEKLESWQHTTFMACLCERMYPNYAMFCKETEFGDPHLYRRILDLIWETLTVKEAKVNFDSQLEKLEEAIPAADDYDMYGVYPAIDACVALSELVHSRLSGETLEHAVEVSKTSITTVAMLEMTQAGREMTDEELKENPAVEQEWDIQWEIFRLLAGCEERDLELIKGLRADLREAGESNIGINFKQ, from the coding sequence ATGCTACAAAACCCCATTCATCTGCGTCTGGAGAAGCTGGAAAGCTGGCAGCACACGACCTTTATGGCCTGCCTGTGCGAACGCATGTATCCGAACTACGCGATGTTCTGCAAGGAGACCGAGTTTGGCGATCCGCATCTTTATCGCCGTATTCTCGATTTAATCTGGGAAACGCTGACGGTCAAAGAGGCGAAAGTGAACTTCGACAGCCAGCTTGAGAAACTGGAAGAGGCGATTCCGGCGGCGGACGACTACGATATGTATGGTGTCTATCCGGCCATCGATGCGTGTGTGGCGTTAAGTGAACTCGTGCACTCGCGTTTGAGTGGTGAAACGCTGGAGCATGCGGTTGAAGTCAGTAAGACGTCTATTACTACGGTAGCGATGCTGGAAATGACCCAGGCCGGTCGTGAAATGACCGACGAAGAACTGAAAGAAAACCCGGCGGTAGAACAGGAATGGGATATCCAATGGGAAATTTTTCGCCTGCTGGCAGGCTGCGAAGAACGCGACCTGGAACTGATTAAAGGGCTTCGTGCAGACCTCCGCGAAGCTGGCGAGAGCAATATTGGTATAAATTTTAAGCAATGA
- the nudC gene encoding NAD(+) diphosphatase yields MDRIIEKLDHGWWIISHEQKLWLPVGELPYGEAEKYDLVGQPAMQIGEWQGDPVWLVQQNRRHDMGSVRQVIDQDVGLFQLAGRGVQLAEFYRSHKFCGYCGHTMHPSKTEWAMLCSHCRERYYPQIAPCIIVAIRRDDSILLAQHTRHRGGIHTVLAGFVEVGETLEQAVAREVMEESGIKVKNLRYVTSQPWPFPQSLMTAFMAEYESGDIVIDPKELHEANWYRYDNLPLLPPPGTVARRLIEDTVALCRDDDY; encoded by the coding sequence ATGGATCGTATAATTGAAAAATTAGATCATGGCTGGTGGATCATCAGCCATGAACAGAAATTATGGCTCCCTGTGGGAGAATTGCCTTACGGCGAGGCGGAAAAATACGATCTTGTCGGGCAGCCTGCGATGCAGATCGGTGAATGGCAGGGCGATCCCGTCTGGCTGGTGCAGCAAAATCGCCGCCATGATATGGGCTCGGTACGCCAGGTGATCGATCAGGACGTCGGGCTGTTCCAGCTGGCCGGGCGCGGCGTGCAGCTGGCTGAGTTCTACCGCTCGCATAAATTCTGTGGCTACTGCGGGCATACGATGCACCCCAGCAAAACCGAATGGGCGATGCTGTGCAGCCACTGCCGGGAACGCTATTATCCGCAAATCGCCCCCTGCATCATCGTTGCCATTCGTCGCGACGACTCCATCCTTCTGGCGCAGCACACCCGTCACCGCGGCGGCATCCATACGGTGCTGGCGGGGTTTGTTGAGGTGGGTGAAACGCTGGAGCAGGCGGTCGCGCGTGAAGTCATGGAAGAGAGCGGGATCAAAGTCAAAAACCTGCGTTACGTGACCTCGCAACCCTGGCCGTTCCCGCAGTCGTTAATGACGGCGTTTATGGCGGAGTATGAGAGTGGTGACATCGTTATTGATCCCAAAGAGCTGCACGAAGCGAACTGGTATCGTTACGACAATCTGCCACTGTTGCCGCCGCCGGGAACCGTTGCCCGTCGCCTGATTGAAGACACCGTGGCATTGTGCCGGGATGATGATTACTGA
- the rsd gene encoding sigma D regulator: MLNQLESLTERVGGSNQFIDQWLHGRKHLLVAYYNLVGIKPGKESYMRLNEKALDDFCQSLVDYLSAGHFKIYERIIRELEANSPHLEATKLYSRLEANTQQIMDYYDSSLENAIDNDNYLEFQQSLSGIGEALAARFTLEDNLIVLAQSNQRNPVASDASNVESPRLSS, translated from the coding sequence ATGCTAAACCAGCTAGAAAGCCTGACGGAACGCGTTGGCGGAAGTAATCAGTTTATCGATCAATGGCTGCACGGACGTAAGCATCTGCTCGTTGCTTACTATAATCTGGTTGGCATCAAGCCTGGCAAAGAATCGTATATGCGGTTGAACGAAAAAGCGCTCGATGATTTCTGTCAGAGCCTGGTAGACTACCTCTCCGCCGGTCATTTTAAAATTTATGAACGTATTATCCGTGAACTGGAAGCAAATAGCCCACATTTAGAGGCAACAAAACTCTATTCGCGGCTGGAAGCTAACACTCAGCAGATCATGGATTATTACGACTCCAGCCTCGAAAATGCTATCGATAACGACAACTATCTGGAATTCCAGCAATCGCTGTCCGGCATTGGTGAAGCGCTAGCCGCGCGGTTTACGCTGGAAGATAACCTGATTGTGCTGGCACAGAGCAACCAACGAAATCCCGTTGCCAGTGACGCCAGCAATGTCGAAAGCCCTCGCTTGAGTTCTTAA
- the nfi gene encoding deoxyribonuclease V (cleaves DNA at apurinic or apyrimidinic sites) produces the protein MDLASLRAQQLELASSVIREDRLDKDPPTLIAGADVGFEQGGEVTRAAIILLKYPSLELIEHQVARVATTMPYVPGFLSFRETPALSAAWAQLSQKPDLLFVDGHGISHPRRLGVASHFGLLVDVPTIGVAKKRLCGKFDPLSPEPGALAPLMDKGEQLAWVWRSKIRCNPLFVSTGHRVSIDSALAWVQRCMRGYRLPEPTRWADAVASGRPAFVRWQEIQ, from the coding sequence ATGGATCTCGCGTCACTTCGCGCGCAACAACTTGAACTGGCCTCATCCGTGATCCGCGAGGATCGTTTAGATAAGGATCCACCGACGTTGATCGCAGGTGCTGACGTGGGGTTTGAGCAGGGCGGCGAAGTCACACGCGCGGCCATCATCCTGCTGAAGTATCCTTCGCTTGAGCTTATCGAACATCAGGTGGCGCGCGTCGCCACCACCATGCCTTACGTTCCTGGCTTTCTCTCTTTCCGTGAAACTCCGGCGCTGAGCGCGGCTTGGGCGCAGCTTTCACAAAAACCGGACCTACTGTTTGTGGACGGTCACGGTATCTCGCATCCACGTCGTCTTGGCGTAGCCAGCCATTTTGGTCTGCTGGTGGATGTGCCGACCATCGGCGTGGCGAAAAAACGCCTGTGCGGTAAGTTTGATCCGCTGTCGCCAGAACCCGGCGCGCTGGCACCGCTGATGGATAAAGGCGAGCAACTGGCGTGGGTGTGGCGCAGCAAAATCCGCTGTAATCCGCTCTTTGTTTCAACCGGTCACCGCGTCAGCATCGACAGTGCGCTGGCATGGGTGCAACGCTGTATGCGCGGTTACCGCCTGCCGGAACCAACACGCTGGGCTGACGCCGTTGCTTCGGGCCGCCCGGCATTTGTTCGTTGGCAGGAAATTCAGTAA
- the zraS gene encoding two-component system sensor histidine kinase ZraS, which yields MSLMRLPKGSAASWLSGLLAGLTLLLIGLFSVLIIRDYARENTAARQNLEEKGSVLIRALESGTRVGMGMRMHQMQLQALLEEMAWQPGVLWFAVTDDAGRITAHSDPLQVGKTLYSAAMMRELGIGEQERWRRITTPEPAVEIYRQFRPQNPVGRHHMRMMSRRGGGDVASAPQVIFIALDVSELDATLARERRNMIVMLCAAGVVLFATISALFWFRRYQRSWLLLQEANKRKEKLTALGHLAAGVAHEIRNPLSSIKGIAKYFAERAPSDSESHALAQVMAKEADRLNRVVSELLELVRPPHLSLQAVDVNALITHSLQLVSQDAKSRDIDLQFHSRPELRQIQADPDRLTQVLLNLYLNAIQAIGRDGTLSVEASESDGQRLKITVSDSGKGIASEQLEAIFTPYFTTKADGTGLGLAVVQNIIEQHGGTVQVESTAGEGAVFTLFLPMNASQKDRQG from the coding sequence ATGAGCCTGATGCGTTTACCGAAAGGATCAGCCGCCAGCTGGCTAAGCGGATTGCTGGCGGGCCTGACGTTGCTGCTGATAGGCCTGTTCTCGGTGCTGATCATTCGCGACTATGCGCGGGAAAATACCGCCGCACGGCAGAACCTGGAGGAAAAAGGGAGCGTATTAATCCGCGCGCTGGAGTCGGGAACGCGTGTCGGCATGGGCATGCGGATGCATCAAATGCAGCTGCAGGCGCTGCTGGAAGAGATGGCCTGGCAGCCGGGCGTCTTGTGGTTTGCGGTGACGGATGACGCGGGCCGGATCACCGCTCATAGCGATCCGCTACAGGTCGGCAAAACCCTCTATTCTGCCGCCATGATGCGCGAACTGGGTATCGGCGAGCAGGAGCGCTGGCGGCGGATCACCACGCCCGAACCAGCGGTGGAAATTTACCGACAGTTTCGCCCGCAGAATCCTGTGGGCAGGCATCATATGCGCATGATGTCACGACGCGGCGGTGGAGATGTTGCCAGCGCGCCACAGGTGATTTTCATCGCTCTGGACGTCAGCGAACTGGATGCGACGCTGGCGAGAGAGCGGCGAAATATGATCGTGATGCTTTGCGCCGCCGGCGTGGTGCTGTTTGCGACGATTTCTGCGCTGTTCTGGTTTCGCCGCTATCAGCGCTCCTGGCTGCTGTTGCAGGAGGCGAATAAACGCAAAGAGAAACTGACGGCGCTGGGGCATCTCGCGGCGGGCGTCGCGCATGAGATCCGTAATCCGCTCTCTTCCATCAAGGGGATTGCGAAATATTTTGCGGAACGCGCACCGTCAGACAGTGAATCCCATGCGCTGGCGCAGGTAATGGCAAAAGAGGCCGACAGGCTGAACCGGGTCGTGAGTGAACTGCTGGAGCTGGTGCGACCGCCGCACCTTTCCCTGCAAGCAGTTGACGTCAATGCGCTGATCACCCATTCGCTGCAACTGGTGAGTCAGGACGCGAAGAGCCGGGACATTGATCTGCAATTCCACTCGCGGCCGGAACTACGGCAGATACAGGCCGATCCGGACAGGTTGACCCAGGTGTTGTTGAATCTGTATCTGAATGCGATTCAGGCAATCGGTCGCGACGGTACCCTTTCTGTTGAGGCCAGCGAGAGCGATGGTCAGCGGCTGAAAATCACGGTCAGCGACAGCGGGAAAGGGATCGCGTCGGAACAACTGGAAGCGATTTTTACGCCCTATTTCACCACCAAAGCCGACGGCACCGGGCTTGGGCTGGCGGTGGTACAGAATATTATTGAACAGCACGGCGGGACGGTTCAGGTCGAAAGCACCGCAGGTGAAGGCGCCGTCTTTACGCTGTTTCTGCCGATGAACGCATCACAGAAGGACAGGCAAGGATGA
- the zraP gene encoding zinc resistance sensor/chaperone ZraP: protein MKRNKGFTLALIAIATLTIGSSAALAGPHWGNGYGMGGQGYSQLTPEQQTTLQKLHNDYYTQTSQLRQQLMSKRYEYNALLTTSSPDSAKIESVANEIATLNQQLDQQRVKFDIALAESGVPRGTGMGYGGCGGGMHRGGGHMGMGMGRW from the coding sequence ATGAAACGAAATAAAGGATTCACCCTGGCACTGATCGCTATTGCCACGCTGACGATTGGCAGCAGCGCGGCGCTGGCAGGCCCCCATTGGGGAAACGGCTACGGTATGGGCGGTCAGGGCTACAGCCAGCTGACGCCAGAACAGCAAACCACGCTGCAGAAATTGCATAACGACTACTACACACAGACCAGCCAGTTGCGTCAGCAGTTGATGTCGAAACGCTATGAGTATAATGCGCTGCTCACCACCAGCTCGCCGGACAGCGCGAAAATTGAGTCCGTAGCGAACGAGATAGCAACGTTGAATCAGCAACTCGACCAGCAGCGCGTGAAGTTTGATATTGCGTTAGCAGAATCAGGCGTGCCGCGTGGTACCGGAATGGGTTACGGCGGTTGTGGCGGCGGAATGCATCGTGGCGGCGGTCACATGGGTATGGGCATGGGCCGCTGGTAA
- a CDS encoding DUF1481 domain-containing protein, whose protein sequence is MNSFIEGAVSPLLSFWRRMLALSGVLLLSACSHNSSLPPFTASGYADDQGAVRLWRKDANGETHLLAAFSPWRSGNTSTSEYRWQGDTLTLIELNVYSKTPEHIRARFDDHGELSFMQREVDGQKQQLSSDQIALYKFRAEQLRLTSDALRHGRVVLRQGRWHADQTVTTCEGQAVKPDLEAWALSRIQRRQNHSSLEVSVAWLEAPEGSQLLLVANEDFCTWQPQEKTF, encoded by the coding sequence GTGAACAGTTTTATCGAAGGGGCGGTTTCGCCCCTTTTGTCCTTCTGGCGTCGCATGCTGGCGCTGTCGGGCGTGCTGTTGCTGTCAGCCTGTAGTCATAATTCCTCACTGCCGCCGTTTACCGCCAGCGGTTACGCGGATGATCAGGGCGCTGTACGCCTGTGGCGTAAAGATGCCAACGGCGAGACTCATCTTCTTGCCGCTTTCAGCCCCTGGCGAAGCGGAAACACCTCAACCAGCGAATACCGCTGGCAGGGCGATACGCTGACGCTGATTGAACTCAACGTCTACAGTAAAACGCCCGAACACATTCGCGCCCGTTTTGACGATCACGGCGAACTCAGTTTTATGCAACGTGAAGTGGACGGACAGAAACAGCAGCTTTCCAGCGATCAAATCGCCTTGTACAAATTCCGGGCAGAGCAACTCCGTCTGACCAGCGACGCGTTGCGTCACGGGCGTGTGGTGCTGCGCCAGGGACGCTGGCATGCCGATCAAACGGTCACTACCTGTGAAGGCCAGGCGGTGAAGCCTGACCTTGAAGCCTGGGCGTTATCGCGCATTCAGCGCCGCCAGAACCACTCTTCTCTGGAAGTGAGCGTCGCCTGGCTTGAGGCGCCGGAAGGGTCTCAGTTGCTGTTGGTCGCGAACGAAGACTTTTGTACCTGGCAGCCGCAGGAAAAAACCTTCTGA
- the hupA gene encoding nucleoid-associated protein HU-alpha, whose product MNKTQLIDVIADKADLSKAQAKSALESTLAAITESLKEGDAVQLVGFGTFKVNHRAERTGRNPQTGKEIKIAAANVPAFVSGKALKDAVK is encoded by the coding sequence ATGAACAAGACTCAACTGATTGATGTAATTGCGGACAAGGCTGATCTGTCAAAGGCACAGGCAAAATCTGCTCTGGAATCCACCCTGGCTGCTATTACTGAGTCTCTGAAAGAAGGTGATGCTGTACAACTGGTTGGTTTCGGTACCTTCAAAGTGAACCACCGCGCTGAGCGCACTGGCCGCAACCCGCAGACCGGTAAAGAAATCAAAATCGCCGCAGCTAACGTACCGGCATTTGTTTCTGGCAAAGCACTGAAAGACGCAGTTAAGTAA